A window of Panicum virgatum strain AP13 chromosome 8K, P.virgatum_v5, whole genome shotgun sequence contains these coding sequences:
- the LOC120645690 gene encoding anthocyanidin 5,3-O-glucosyltransferase-like has protein sequence MMCRIQETEGILANTFVSLEARAVKALGDPRWFPTMPPLYCIGPLVAGSSEATERHECLKWLDEQPDHSVVFLCFGSVGTGNHSEAQLKEIAAGLERSGHRFLWVVRAPSHDDLEKPSDPCADPDLDALLPEAFLGRTHSRGRIVKLWAPQVEVLHHRATGAFVTHCGWNSVLEGITAGVPMLCWTLYVEQKMNKVFMVEEYGVGVEMVGWQQGLVTAEEVEAKVRLVMESEKGEQLRAQVMAHKEAADMAWKDGGSSRAAFGKFLVDVHAGPGTSTPLNY, from the coding sequence ATGATGTGCAGAATCCAAGAAACCGAAGGAATTCTAGCGAACACGTTCGTGTCGCTCGAGGCTCGTGCGGTGAAAGCTCTTGGGGATCCACGGTGGTTCCCCACGATGCCTCCGCTGTACTGCATCGGGCCATTGGTCGCCGGGTCCAGCGAGGCCACAGAAAGGCACGAGTGCCTGAAATGGCTCGACGAGCAACCAGATCACAGTGTTGTGTTCCTCTGCTTTGGGAGCGTAGGGACAGGCAACCACTCCGAGGCACAGCTCAAGGAGATCGCCGCTGGCCTCGAGAGGTCTGGCCACCGGTTCCTATGGGTGGTGAGAGCCCCTTCCCACGATGACCTAGAGAAACCATCAGACCCCTGTGCTGACCCAGACCTTGATGCCCTTCTGCCCGAGGCCTTCTTGGGGAGAACCCATAGCCGTGGTCGCATAGTCAAGCTATGGGCACCGCAGGTGGAGGTGCTCCACCACCGGGCGACGGGGGCGTTCGTGAcgcactgcgggtggaactcggTGCTGGAGGGGATCACTGCGGGCGTGCCGATGCTCTGCTGGACTCTGTATGTGGAGCAGAAGATGAACAAGGTGTTCATGGTGGAGGAGTACGGGGTTGGCGTGGAGATGGTGGGGTGGCAGCAGGGCCTGGTCACGGCGGAGGAGGTAGAGGCCAAAGTAAGGCTTGTGATGGAGTCCGAGAAAGGGGAGCAGCTCAGGGCACAGGTGATGGCACACAAAGAGGCTGCAGACATGGCGTGGAAGGATGGTGGATCGTCTCGCGCGGCATTTGGCAAGTTCTTGGTGGACGTTCACGCTGGCCCTGGGACTAGCACGCCGCTGAATTACTAG
- the LOC120645689 gene encoding uncharacterized protein LOC120645689 gives MEQFLAAQTQLLTQMANAMANLQAQANQAPVLQPPQRDRHRDFMSHRPPTFSHSPNPLHTDDWLKTIEKMLNIVQCTDREKVLYASGKLEGTATDWWDAYTAAHADQNTITWDEFKTQFREHHIPEGLMKLKRQEFLALKQGGMFDSFQKLVDNAISVENARKEMGEQKRKFESQGQSSNSRPHFGPPQGNQIHPGGQNANFGQNQYQYPRQNTPAQNNASGQRQTPQQQPRNNNQTPQSNRGQQNYIRGRVNHMAADTAQEAQDAVFAKYSIPLCTMPRAMLVNSPGENMRAMYQCHGIKIQIMGREFDARPIVLDSDGIDVILGMEWLNKHDAVIQCAKRSVLLTSPAGERFEFVATSPTPVDCTVNQMKAALIEDIRVACEYSDVFPDDLPGMPPERDIEFIIDFLPGTAPIAKRPYRMSAGELEELKKQLKELLDKKFIRASSSPWGAPAIFVDKKDGTQRMCVDYRSLNEVTIKNKYPLPRIEDLFDQLRGAKVFSKIDLRLTNAPAYFMYLMNKVFMEYLDKKANVVADALSRKSHVNAMRVRQMPQELCWEFEKLNLGFVGHTEGITIEVEPTLEQEIRKGQLEDDKIKEIKELIKRGKVPDFTEDEHGTMWFRKRICVPEVDHLREKILKEAHDSAYSIHPGSTKIYQDLKERYWWYGMKRDVAAHVAIWDVCQRVKAEHQRPAGLLQPLKIPEWKWEEIGMDFIVGLPRTKDGYDSIWVIVDRLTKVAHFIPVKTTYSGAKLAELYISRIVCLHGVPKKIVSDRGTQFTSRFWQKLHESGVRGYA, from the exons atggagcagttccttgctgCGCAAACACAGCTGTTGACTCAAATGGCCAACGCCATGGCCAATCTACAAGCTCAAGCGAACCAAGCTCCAGTACTACAGCCGCCACAGAGGGATCGCCACCGTGACTTCATGAGTCACAGACCTCCTACTTTCTCCCACTCACCAAATCCTCTTCACACCGATGACTGGCTCAAGACCATTGAGAAGATGCTGAACATAGTTCAGTGTACAGACAGGGAGAAAGTACTGTATGCCTCAGGTAAATTGGAAGGAACTGCAACAGACTGGTGGGATGCTTATACCGCCGCCCATGCTGATCAAAACACCATCACCTGGGATGAGTTCAAGACTCAATTCAGGGAGCACCACATACCTGAGGGTTTGATGAAGCTGAAGAGGCAGGAATTCCTAGCTCTGAAGCAAGGGGGAAT GTTTGATAGCTTCCAGAAACTGGTGGACAATGCCATCTCCGTGGAGAATGCTCGCAAGGAGATGGGTGAGCAGAAGCGGAAGTTCGAGTCACAAGGCCAGTCTAGCAACTCGCGACCGCACTTTGGACCCCCACAAGGAAACCAGATTCACCCAGGAGGACAGAATGCCAACTTTGGGCAGaaccagtatcagtacccgcGCCAA AACACTCCTGCTCAGAACAATGCTAGCGGACAGAGGCAGACTCCACAGCAGCAGCCCAGGAACAACAATCAAACCCCGCAGAGCAACAGAGGACAGCAGAACTACATCCGTGGCAGGGTCAACCACATGGCTGCAGACACCGCTCAGGAGGCTCAGGACGCTGTGTTCG CCAAGTACTCCATACCGCTTTGCACCATGCCTAGAGCTATGCTAGTAAACTCACCCGGGGAAAATATGAGAGCTATGTACCAGTGCCACGGAATTAAAATTCAGATTATGGGTAGAGAGTTTGATGCAAGACCTATAGTTCTGGATTCGGATGGAATTGATGTTATCCTTGGGATGGAATGGTTAAACAAGCATGATGCTGTCATCCAATGTGCCAAGAGATCAGTGCTCCTTACCAGCCCAGCAGGTGAGAGGTTTGAGTTTGTTGCAACCTCTCCAACACCAGTAGATTGTACGGTGAATCAGATGAAGGCTGCTCTGATAGAGGACATCAGGGTAGCATGCGAGTACTCCGATGTGTTCCCCGATgacttgccaggtatgccacctgaacGTGACATTGAGTTTATCATAGATTTTTTACCTGGTACTGCACCTATTGCTAAGAGACCATATAGGATGTCCGCTGGTGAACTAGAAGAACTTAAGAAACAATTAAAGGAATTGTTAGATAAGAAATTTATTCGAGCTAGTTCGTCACCATGGGGAGCCCCAGCGATCTTTGTGGACAAGAAGGATGGTAcacagaggatgtgtgtggactacaggtCATTAAAtgaagttactatcaagaacaagtatccgTTGCCTCGTATAGAGGATTTGTTTGATCAGCTGAGAGGAGCCAAGGTattctccaagatcgatctgag GTTGACCAATGCACCAGCTtactttatgtacttgatgaataaggtgtttatggagtaTCTCGACAA AAAAGCTAAcgtggttgcagatgctttgagccgcAAGAGCCATGTAAATGCAATGAGAGTTAGGCAGATGCCTCAAGAATTGTGTTGGGAGTTTGAGAAACTCAACCTTGGTTTTGTTGGGCACACCGAGGGAATCACTATAGAAGTCGAGCCGACTCTTGAGCAAGAGATACGGAAGGGTCAGCTTGAGGATGATAAGATCAAGGAGATCAAGGAGCTGATAAAAAGAGGCAAGGTACCTGATTTTACTGAGGATGAACATGGAACCATGTGGTTCAGAAAGAGGATATGTGTGCCAGAGGTGGATCATCTGCGAGAGAAGATTCTAAAGGAAGCCCATGATTCAGCCTATTCGATTCACCCAGGTAGCACCAAGATATACCAGGATTTGAAAGAAAGGTATTGGTGGTATGGCATGAAGCGTGATGTTGCAGCTCACGTGGCCATATGGGATGTGTGTCAGAGAGTCAAGGCAGAACATCAGAGACCAGCTGGTTTGTTGCAACCGTTGAAAAtaccagaatggaaatgggaagaaattggtatggatttcattgtggggTTACCACGTACAAAGGATGGCTATGATTCtatatgggttattgtggatagGTTGACAAAGGTAGCTCATTTCATTCCAGTAAAGACTACTTACTCGGGAGCCAAACTGGCAGAGCTATACATATCtaggattgtctgcctacatgGGGTACCTAAGAAGATTGTGTCTGACAGAGGCACTCAGTTCACGTCTCGGTTTTGGCAGAAGTTACATGAGTCAGGTGTtagaggatatgcttag
- the LOC120644558 gene encoding UDP-glycosyltransferase 2-like has product MGNHSEAQLKEIAVGLERSGHRFLWVVRAPLGDNPEKAFGRDANPDLHGLLPDGFLERTSGRGIVIKIWAPQVDVLHHRATGAFVTHCGWNSLLEGITAGVPMLCWPQYAEQKMNKVFMVEEYGVGVEMVGWQQGLVTAEEVEAKVRLVMESEKGEQLRAQVMAHKEAADMAWKDGGSSRAAFGKFLVDVHAGPGASTPLNY; this is encoded by the coding sequence ATGGGCAACCACTCGgaggcgcagctcaaggagatCGCCGTCGGCCTCGAGAGGTCCGGCCACCGGTTCCTGTGGGTGGTGCGAGCCCCTCTGGGCGACAACCCGGAGAAAGCGTTCGGCAGGGACGCCAACCCGGACCTCCACGGGCTCCTGCCCGATGGCTTCTTGGAGAGGACCAGCGGCCGTGGCATCGTCATCAAGATCTGGGCGCCGCAGGTGGACGTGCTCCATCACAGGGCGACGGGCGCGTTCGTGAcgcactgcgggtggaactcgCTGCTGGAGGGGATCACTGCAGGCGTGCCGATGCTCTGCTGGCCTCAGTATGCGGAGCAGAAGATGAACAAGGTGTTCATGGTGGAGGAGTACGGGGTTGGCGTGGAGATGGTGGGGTGGCAGCAGGGCCTGGTCACGGCGGAGGAGGTAGAGGCCAAGGTAAGGCTTGTGATGGAGTCCGAGAAAGGGGAGCAGCTCAGGGCACAGGTGATGGCACACAAAGAGGCTGCAGACATGGCGTGGAAGGATGGTGGATCGTCTCGCGCGGCGTTTGGCAAGTTCTTGGTGGACGTTCACGCTGGCCCTGGGGCTAGCACGCCGCTGAATTACTAG
- the LOC120644559 gene encoding anthocyanidin 5,3-O-glucosyltransferase-like, with the protein MKKTVVLYPGLSVSHFVPMLQLADALLEAGYAVTVALIDPSLKGDIALAAVIDRVSCSKPSVVFHKLPRIQDPPTIVHDENFIVRYSELVARHHGHLHDLLVSMAPGSIHCLIVDMMSIEVLDVTDKLGIPVFAFFPMNASVLAVSVQLVSSTRAEGQPAGFEEEGDTPQIFYGVPPLPPSHLSDKLLGNPGSEAKKVRLNMMRRIQETKGILANTFVSLEARAVKGLGDPRWFPTMPPLYCVGPLVAGYSEATERHECLKWLDEQPDHSVVFLCFGSVGTGNHSEAQLKEIAAGLERSGHRFLWVVRAPSHDDLEKPSDPCADPDLDALLPEGFLGRTNSRGRVVKLWAPQVEVLHHRATGAFMTHCGWNSVLEGITAGVPMLCWPLYAEQKMNKVFMVEEYGVGVEMVGWQQGLVTAEEVVEAKVRLVMESEKGEQLRAQVMAHKEAADMAWKDGGSSRAAFGKFLVDVHAGLGLARR; encoded by the coding sequence ATGAAGAAGACCGTCGTGCTGTACCCGGGCCTCTCCGTCAGCCACTTCGTCCCCATGCTGCAGCTCGCCGACGCCCTCCTGGAGGCGGGCTATGCCGTCACCGTGGCCCTCATCGACCCCAGCCTGAAAGGAGACATCGCCTTGGCCGCGGTCATCGACCGCGTGTCCTGCTCCAAGCCGTCCGTCGTCTTCCACAAGCTGCCACGGATCCAGGACCCTCCCACCATTGTCCACGACGAAAATTTCATCGTCAGGTACTCCGAGCTCGTGGCGCGCCACCACGGTCACCTGCACGACCTCCTCGTCTCCATGGCTCCTGGCAGCATTCACTGCTTGATCGTGGACATGATGTCCATAGAGGTACTTGATGTCACCGACAAGCTCGGGATCCCAGTATTTGCCTTCTTCCCCATGAATGCCTCTGTCCTCGCCGTGTCCGTTCAGCTGGTTTCATCGACCCGTGCTGAAGGCCAGCCAGCTGGTTTCGAAGAGGAAGGAGACACGCCCCAAATTTTCTATGGCGTCCCACCCCTGCCGCCCTCTCACCTCTCTGATAAGTTGCTTGGGAATCCAGGGAGCGAGGCAAAAAAGGTACGACTGAACATGATGCGCAGAATCCAAGAAACCAAAGGAATTCTAGCGAACACGTTCGTGTCGCTCGAGGCTCGTGCGGTGAAAGGTCTTGGGGATCCACGGTGGTTCCCCACGATGCCTCCGCTGTACTGCGTCGGGCCATTGGTCGCCGGGTACAGCGAGGCCACAGAAAGGCACGAGTGCCTGAAATGGCTCGACGAGCAACCAGATCACAGTGTTGTGTTCCTCTGCTTTGGGAGCGTAGGGACAGGCAACCACTCCgaggcgcagctcaaggagatCGCCGCTGGCCTCGAGAGGTCCGGCCACCGGTTCCTATGGGTGGTGAGAGCCCCTTCCCACGATGACCTAGAGAAACCATCAGACCCCTGCGCTGACCCAGACCTTGATGCCCTTCTGCCCGAGGGCTTCTTGGGGAGAACCAATAGCCGTGGTCGCGTAGTCAAGCTATGGGCACCTCAGGTGGAGGTGCTCCACCACCGGGCGACGGGGGCGTTCATGAcgcactgcgggtggaactcggTGCTGGAGGGGATCACTGCGGGCGTGCCGATGCTCTGCTGGCCTCTGTATGCGGAGCAGAAGATGAACAAGGTGTTCATGGTGGAGGAGTACGGGGTTGGCGTGGAGATGGTGGGGTGGCAGCAGGGCCTTGTCACGGCGGAGGAGGTAGTAGAGGCCAAGGTAAGGCTTGTGATGGAGTCCGAGAAAGGGGAGCAGCTCAGGGCACAGGTGATGGCACACAAAGAGGCTGCAGACATGGCGTGGAAGGATGGTGGATCGTCTCGCGCGGCGTTTGGCAAGTTCTTGGTGGACGTTCACGCTGGCCTGGGGCTAGCACGCCGCTGA